GACACGTCGTCGGCTCCGGGCGCCTCCGCGGCAGCCTCTCCGTTCGCTGCAAGCAGAAGGGCCGTCAGAAGAACGGAGAACCGGTTCATGGTCCCTCCCTCGAAGGGACGGCCCCGGCGGCGCCAACCCTCGGCGTCGCCGGAACCGCGCTCCGTCAGTAGTCCACCAGACACGCGTCCTTGTTCCCGCAGTTCCCGAAGTCGAAGCCGCACTCGTCGACGCTCCCGCAGGAACCCCAATCGAAGAAGATGTAGCAGAGAAGCTCGGCGGGCGCCTTCCGGGATGTCGTCCCGCCGTTTCCGAGCTTGATGTGCCTCACGTCGTCCCCCCTTCCACCCGACGTCGCCGGTCGGGGCCTCGCTCCGCGGCGCGACCCTCCCGGCTCAGTTCGTGTCTACGAAGCAGTTGTCCTTGCTGTCGCATCCTCCGCCGAAGTCAGCGATCCAGCAGATGTCGCTCTCCGGACAGTGCGCGTAGTCGATGAGGCAGATCTCACTCTCCTGTGTGTCCTTCCTCATGACCGGCGTCAACCGCCCCGACCCGTTCACAAGCCTGACCGTCTTCACATCCACCACCTCCCCTCTCCTCTTCCCGGGCCTCGTTTCCGCGTGCGCTCCTCTCGGCCGAGGGCGACACGCCGGCTGCCGAGTGGTCCCGTTCCGGCCGGCAATCGTCGTGCGCGGTCCGAAGGACCTCCCTGCGTCTCCCGTCGGGGATCCCCGCGTAGATCCACATCGAGAGCTCCAGCACCCTCCTGACGACTCGGCACCACGGGGACGTCCGCCCCGTGGTTCTCCCAGGCGACGCCTGCACGTCGTGGAGACACGGACCCCCGCAGAGGTGCCTCGCCCAGCAGGACGTACACGCCTCGCTGAACGACCTCAAGGCCGCGAGCTGCTCACGCGCCGCGCCGCGGTCGACGCCCGAAACGACGTGCCCGACCGATCGTTCCTCCTCACCCGCGAAGCGGTGACACACCTGAATGCTCCCGTCCGCCTCGACCGAGTAGTACCGGGCCCCGGCACCGCACGGAGCGAGACGGGGCGCCGCGCTGTCGAGCATCCTGAGCGCCTCCGCGAAGTTGCCGACCCGCAGTCTCCCGCCGCGGGCCGCGGCCGCCCGTTCCTCTGCCGCCAGCTCCTCGAACCCGTCGATCAGCCGCTCGGCGAAGGCGTCGGTCAGCTCGAGACCGCTGGCCGGCGCGAGATGGACGGAGACGCAGCCGAGGCTCACAATCTCACGGACGATCTCGGGAAGCGGAGTTGAACCGGGCGTGACCGTGGCCCGGGCGCCCACCCGCATGTCGTTGGGAAGCGAACGGAGGTTCCGCGCGATGCTCTCGAACGAGCCCCGGCCCTCGGCGTCGCGCCGCTCGCCGTCGTGCTCCGATGCGCCCCCGTCGAGACTGACCATGACGGACACACCGGCCGCGTTGAGGCCCGCGGCCACATCGGGCGTCAGCAGCGTTCCGTTCGTCGTCATGTGAAGGGCGACGCTGCGGCCCGCGTCGCGACCACGCCGGCGCGCGTACGACGCCACCTCCAGCACGAGGTCCCTTTCGAGCAGCGGCTCGCCGCCGAAGAAGATCAAAGACACACGGTCGCTTCCGAACGACTCTCTCATCAGGAGATCGACCGCTCGGCGCGCCGTCTCGAGGCTCATTGCGGAGACCGGGCGCCCGGTCGGTAGATAGCAGTAGCCGCAGCGGAGGTTGCAGCCGGTCGTCACGTGCAGCGAGAGGGCCGTGATCGGAGCCAGCTCGGCGGCGCCGACGTCCGGGGGCCATGCATCGACGCAGGTGGGACTGAAGCCGCCGCACAGCGTGAGACGCTCCAGCTCCTCCGCGGCCTCGTCGGCCGCTCCGCCGTAGTTGAACCGCGCCGTTTCGCGGGCCGGCGAGGAAGTCCCGGCCGCGTGCATGTCGGCCGCCGCGGGGTCGACCTCGAGGAAGAGACCGGAGGCTGCATCGTAGAGGAAGGTGTCGCCGCGAACGCCGAACGCGTGAAACCCCGCACCCGGTGTTCCTCCGTCTGTTCTCGGACGGTTGTCGAGGGCGGCACTGAGCGAGGACCGTCTGCTTCTCCAGGCCCCGCTGATGGATGCCCTCGCCCGGAGCCTCTCCAGGAACCCGGCCGCGGCCTTGAAGCCGGCCTCGAGAGCGGCGCCCGAGGCGGCCGCGTACTCCCCGTCAATGACGCCGAGCACGCTCTCCTCGACGCCGCTCGTCGCCATGAGGGCGCGCGCTTCGTCCGGGGCGATCTCCCCCGGAGCGTCCCTGTCGAGGGCGCAGGCCAGCATCCACGCCGGCAGCGTCCACCGCCCGGCGTTGAGGTCGGCCTCCAGGTCATCCATGTCGTCGGCAAGCTGATACCCGGCGTGGAAGCGGTCGAGTGCCTCCTCCAGGAGACCGAGTTCTGCGAGCGAGCCCGCGCTGAGCGTGACGGCCGCGCACGTCGACTTGAGCAGCGCGAGCCTCCGTCCGAGATGGCGCAGCGCCGTCTCGAGCTGCTCGCGTCCTACCACACTGCGCCCGGTCCGGGACCTGAGGACGGTCCGCTCCCAGACGAGTGCGGCCTCGTATTCGCCGAGGTATCGATCGATGTGCTGCCAGAGAAGTGGCCCCTCACACGCGAGATCGGTGTAGGTCCGCGAGAAGACCATGAGGCAGAGATCGGAGAGCGTCGCGCGCGCCGGCGACGGCTCGGCATCGCCGTCGAGCTCGTCGTCCTGAAGAAGGAAGTGCGCCGCGCCGGAGGCGTTCGCGAGCGCCATCCGTCGTGCCGCCTCGAGCGCACCCGGGAAGGGAGCGTCCTCGATGAGCAGGAACGGCAGTGCGAGCACGAGGTTGTCGGCTCTCAGACCACGGTCGAACCGTTTGCCCGGACCGATCCGCCCACCACGCACGATGTCCCGGAAGCGCTCACCGACGCGCCGGAGCTCATCGTGAAGACTGATATGAAGCCGCGTGAACACTGGACAGGTACCGAGGGGCAGGAGCGGCGGGGTCGTTCGAGACGAGAGCTTCGACGATGCTCTTGGTCTGGAGAAGGGTGAACCGTCGGCGAGGGGCCGTTCCCGGACGAGGTGAGGCCGGCAGACGGATTGCGGGAGACAGGTGAGCGGTCGTCTGCCGGCCTTCGTGGGCCACCCGATCCCTGGAGTGGAGGTGCCAGCAAGAACGTGACCAGAGCTGCCGAACGGGATCGGGCTGTGAGCGAAGAGCCTGCATGCGTTGCCGTTCCTCATCGAACGGCCGGCTCTTCCGGGAGAACTCCTTCCTCATGATGTCAACTTCGGAGACAGCCGGACGGTGTTGCCACCGCCCGGCCGCCGGACGTCACCCAAGAAACGGCGAAGCGATTCCGATGAGCAGGATCACAACCATGACTCTTATTCTCGCCGCGCTCGGCATGACGCCACCCTCTATGTGTTCCCTGCGTCTGCAGGGCTGCGCATTATCGGAAGGGTGAAGCAGACCAAAGAGCGACCGGACTCGCCCCCCCTGCTATGAACACCCATGGCCGCCTCGCCCTTCCATATCGGTTGTCAATGCGTTCCGACCATCTATATGGGCATGGGCTGTGCCAGAATCGCCCGGTTCGGCCCTCTCGGTCCGGGTTTCTTGATGTGCTGTAACATACTATAGGAATGCAACTTACAGGCTTCTAGCGACCGGGGTCGGCGATTCGCGAGCCACGCTCATGACAGGATCAGAACGCCCTCGTCCTCGAGTTCCGGCTGAAACGCTGTAAGTTGTTCTCCGCAAATGCCTTAGACGGCCGTCAGGAATTGGACGGTCCGTCAGGATTCTGACGGGGTCTGAGGCCTGCCCCGGCGTGGTTCGAGCCATGCGGGTGTGGTGTCGGGACGGTGGGATGCGGCCGCCGCTGCACCGGTGCGGCGCGCCCGGCATCAGCCGATGCCGTACTTCTTCATCTTCGCGTGGAGACCAGGACGGGAGAGACCGAGCTTGTCGGCGGCCGCCTGCTTGTTCCATCCGGTCTGTCCGAGGGCCTCGAGGATCCGGCTCTTCTCGAGGGACTCGACCTCCTGCTTGAGGCTCCGGCGGACGATCTCGTCCCCTGCCTCGGCGATCTCGTAGCGCGCTCTCAGCTCGGGACTCACCTTGTCGAGACCGATGGTCCCGCCCTCGTCGACCAGAGCGACGCCGCGCCGGACCTCGTTCTCGAGCTCACGGATGTTATTCCCGAGCCAGTCGTGCCGCATGAAGAGGTCGCGCACCTCGCGCGAGAAGCCGGCGACCGGCTTCCCCTCCTTCCCGGAGTAGAGCGTCAGGAAGTGCTCCATGAGAAGGGGGATGTCGTCCTTCCGCTCGCGCAGCGGAGGCACTTCGATGACGACAGCGCACAGCCGGTAGAACAGGTCGCGACGGAAGCGGCCCGCCTTGACCTCCTCTCCCAGGTCCTTGTTGCTCGCCGACACGACGCGAGCGTCACTGGTTCTCGTCACGCTCTCGCCGACGCGGCGATATTCACCGTTCTGCAGGAACCTCAGGAGCTTCACCTGGAGCTCTGTGCTCATCTCCCCGATCTCATCGAGGAACAGCGTGCCGCAGTCGGCCGCGGCGACGAGACCTTCGCGGTCGCGGTCGGCGTCGGTGAACGCGCCCTTGACGTGCCCGAAGAGCTCGCTCTCCTGGAGGTGGGGGGCGATCGCGCCGGCGTTGAGCGCCACGAAGCGCCCCTTGCGGCTTCGCCCGCCCTCGTGGATGGCCCGGGCGATGAGCTCCTTCCCGACGCCCGATTCGCCCCGGATGACGACCGGGACACGGCTGTCGCGCAGACGCTCGACGCTCGCGAGGATCGCCAGCAGCCCGGGGTCACGCGTGATGATGCCGTACTGCTCGGGCGAGCTGCCGAGTTCCTCGGACAGTGCACCGTCGGCGTTCCAGCCGGCCGCGTCCCCGACCCGCGAGCTCGCGAGCCCCAGGAGTCTGGCAGCGGCGCCGACGAACTCGATGTCGTCCTGTGTGAACGGCGTGGTCTCCCCCGACCTGTCCGCGTAGAGCAGGAAGGAGCGGTCGCGCGAGAGCCCTACCTGCACTGGGATGAACGCCAGTGCGCTGACACCGTTCGGGACGCTCCCGGACACGGAAG
This sequence is a window from Candidatus Effluviviaceae Genus V sp.. Protein-coding genes within it:
- a CDS encoding radical SAM protein — translated: MFTRLHISLHDELRRVGERFRDIVRGGRIGPGKRFDRGLRADNLVLALPFLLIEDAPFPGALEAARRMALANASGAAHFLLQDDELDGDAEPSPARATLSDLCLMVFSRTYTDLACEGPLLWQHIDRYLGEYEAALVWERTVLRSRTGRSVVGREQLETALRHLGRRLALLKSTCAAVTLSAGSLAELGLLEEALDRFHAGYQLADDMDDLEADLNAGRWTLPAWMLACALDRDAPGEIAPDEARALMATSGVEESVLGVIDGEYAAASGAALEAGFKAAAGFLERLRARASISGAWRSRRSSLSAALDNRPRTDGGTPGAGFHAFGVRGDTFLYDAASGLFLEVDPAAADMHAAGTSSPARETARFNYGGAADEAAEELERLTLCGGFSPTCVDAWPPDVGAAELAPITALSLHVTTGCNLRCGYCYLPTGRPVSAMSLETARRAVDLLMRESFGSDRVSLIFFGGEPLLERDLVLEVASYARRRGRDAGRSVALHMTTNGTLLTPDVAAGLNAAGVSVMVSLDGGASEHDGERRDAEGRGSFESIARNLRSLPNDMRVGARATVTPGSTPLPEIVREIVSLGCVSVHLAPASGLELTDAFAERLIDGFEELAAEERAAAARGGRLRVGNFAEALRMLDSAAPRLAPCGAGARYYSVEADGSIQVCHRFAGEEERSVGHVVSGVDRGAAREQLAALRSFSEACTSCWARHLCGGPCLHDVQASPGRTTGRTSPWCRVVRRVLELSMWIYAGIPDGRRREVLRTAHDDCRPERDHSAAGVSPSAERSARGNEAREEERGGGGCEDGQACERVGAVDAGHEEGHTGE